A single genomic interval of Deltaproteobacteria bacterium harbors:
- a CDS encoding nitric-oxide reductase large subunit produces the protein MKYQSHSVAYNHFVVALLLFALQVIAGLFIGVQYVFPDFFYQVIDFNVMRTIHINLLIVWILIGFMGASYYLVVEESETEVWSPALANIHLAAFVIGGVAAIVGYLFGWTDGREFLEQPFIIKLAITAVVLAFVLNIIMTIIKGGRWTSIQIVLVMGLVGAALFFLPAMGNDVGLLNNLAVDKFFWWWTVHLWVEGVWELIMGAMLSFLLLKLTGVDREVLEKWLYVIVGLTFFSGVLGTGHHYYWEGYPSYWLWIGGIFSATEPLAFLGMTIYAFTMMERAGRTHPNRVAIYMTLGCAIFAFIGAGVWGEIHTIPMINRYTHGTQLTASHGHIAFFGAYAMIVIAMMAYAIPEMKGYESFNKRTGLTAFWLMVIGMSDMTLALFGAGVVQAFMERYNHVPYLEVQNQMWLFYAVRLAGGVVFAIGVVYLIKAFFEPGEKRTA, from the coding sequence ATGAAATATCAAAGCCATAGTGTGGCCTACAACCATTTCGTGGTGGCCCTCCTGCTCTTTGCGCTTCAGGTGATCGCCGGACTTTTCATCGGGGTTCAGTATGTCTTCCCGGATTTTTTCTATCAGGTAATCGATTTCAATGTCATGCGGACGATTCATATTAATCTGCTTATCGTCTGGATCCTGATCGGTTTCATGGGGGCATCGTACTATCTTGTTGTGGAAGAGTCGGAGACCGAGGTCTGGAGCCCGGCCCTGGCGAACATCCATCTTGCGGCTTTTGTCATCGGCGGTGTGGCCGCCATCGTGGGATACCTCTTCGGCTGGACCGACGGTCGGGAGTTTCTGGAACAGCCCTTTATTATCAAGTTGGCGATCACCGCTGTGGTTCTGGCCTTTGTCCTGAATATCATCATGACGATCATCAAAGGGGGGCGATGGACTTCGATCCAGATTGTCCTTGTCATGGGACTTGTCGGCGCGGCCCTCTTCTTCCTGCCGGCCATGGGGAACGATGTGGGGCTCTTGAACAATCTTGCCGTCGACAAGTTCTTCTGGTGGTGGACGGTGCATCTCTGGGTGGAGGGGGTCTGGGAGCTGATTATGGGCGCCATGCTTTCCTTCCTGCTGTTGAAACTGACCGGGGTGGACCGGGAGGTCCTTGAAAAATGGCTCTATGTGATCGTAGGGCTTACCTTTTTCTCCGGAGTCCTCGGAACGGGACACCATTACTACTGGGAAGGATATCCTTCCTACTGGCTCTGGATCGGCGGGATCTTTTCCGCCACCGAACCTCTGGCTTTTCTCGGTATGACGATCTATGCCTTTACCATGATGGAGCGGGCGGGGCGGACCCATCCGAACCGGGTGGCGATCTATATGACCCTGGGGTGTGCCATCTTCGCTTTCATCGGTGCCGGTGTCTGGGGGGAGATCCATACCATCCCGATGATTAACCGGTATACCCATGGGACGCAGCTCACGGCCTCTCACGGGCATATTGCTTTCTTCGGCGCCTATGCCATGATCGTGATTGCGATGATGGCTTATGCCATCCCGGAGATGAAGGGGTACGAAAGTTTTAACAAACGGACGGGACTGACCGCCTTCTGGCTCATGGTCATCGGAATGTCGGATATGACCCTGGCCCTCTTCGGCGCCGGTGTGGTGCAGGCCTTTATGGAACGATACAATCATGTTCCTTACCTGGAGGTGCAGAACCAGATGTGGCTCTTTTATGCCGT